The Candidatus Margulisiibacteriota bacterium genome contains the following window.
CGAGGGTCGTCATGAGGGACGGCAAGATAGTTTAAATTACTCGGCGCTGCCGCGCAGGAGGCCGATGACGCCGGTCCGGACAAGTTCGCGGACGCCGAATTTGGCGAGCAGTTTTTCCGCGCCCGCCACTTTGTTCTCGTCCCCGACGATCTCGATGGTCATCGAGGTTTCGGCTACGTCGACGATCTTCCCCCGGAAAATATCGACGATCTGGGTGATCTCCTGGCGGGTCTTATCGTTAGCCGCGACCTTGATCAGAACGAGCTCTCGTTCGATCGCTTTATCGGCTGGCAGGTCAAAAACTTTCATGGTATCGATCAGCTTATAAAGCTGTTTGATGATCTGTTCCAAATCCTGTTCGTCCCCTTCGGCGACGATCGTCATCCGGGAGACTTCCGGGGTTTCGGTGGTGCCGACCGCCAGGCTTTCAATATTAAAGCCCCGGCGGGCGAAAAGCCCCGCGACCCTGGTCAGGACCCCCGGTTTATTCTCAACAATAACTGATATTATATGTCTCATGTAATTACCTCTAGTCAATAATCATTTCATTGATCGCCTGGCCGGGCGGCACAAAGGGGTAAACGTTTTCCTCTTTGGCCGTGATAAAGTCGATCAGGACCGGGCGATCGTTAATGGCGAACGCTTTTTCAATGGTCGGACGGATCTCTTCTTCTTTGGTGACCCGGAAGCCGACCGCGCCGTAGGCTTCGGCGACTTTCACCAGATCGGGGTTGTTGCAGAGCTGGGTGTGGGAATAGTGCCGATCGTAGATCAGTTCCTGCCACTGGCGGACCATGCCGAGAAAACAGTTGTCGAAAACAAAGATCTTGATCGGCAAGCGATGGTTGACCGCGGTGGTCAATTCCTGGATGTTCATTTGGATCGAACCGTCGCCGGCAATGTCGATCACCAGCGCGTTAGGCCTGCCGAACTGGGCGCCATTGGCGGCTGGGAGGCCAAAGCCCATCGTTCCCAACCCGCCGGAGGAGATCCAGTTCCGGGGTTGGTCGTATTTATAAAACATCGCGGCCCACATCTGGTGTTGACCGACTTCGGTGACGATAATCGTTTCCCGATCCTTGGTCAGCGCGTAAAGTTCTTCCAGAATGAACTGCGGTTTCAAGCCCCCTTCTTTCTTGTAAGAAAGAGGATACTTGGCCTTCCATTCGTTGATCTGGTCAAGCCAGGCCTGGTTCTTTTCTTTGTCCCCAAGTTTGGTCAGGATCGCCTGCAGGACGTTTTTCACGTCGCCGACGATCGGGACGTCGACCCGGACATTCTTGCCGATCTCGGCCGGATCGATATCGATATGGATGATCTTGGCGTTGGGGGCGAACCGGGCAATATGGCCGGTGACCCGATCGTCAAACCTGGCGCCGACGGCAATTAAAAGATCGCATTCGGTTACGGCGTAATTGGCGTAAGCGGTCCCGTGCATCCCAAGCATGCCTAGGGAGAGTTCGTGGGTCCCGGGAAAACCGCCGATCCCCATCAAGGTGGTGGTGACCGGGAAATGGCACTTTTCAGCCAATTCCCGCAGTTCTTTGGCCGCCTCGGATGCGACTACCCCGCCGCCGGCATAGATGACCGCTTTTTGTGCCGCCTGGATTGCTTTGACTGCCATAGCGATCTGTTTAGGGTGCCCTTCATAAGTTGGCTTATAGCTTTCCAGCTCTATTTTGTCCGGATATTTGTATTTGATTTTATTGACAAAGATATCTTTGGGAATATCGATTAAAACCGGGCCGGGCCGACCGGTCCTGGCAATATAGAACGCCTCTTTAATGATTCGCGGCAGGTCCTCGGTCTTTTTGACGAGATAGTTATGCTTGGTGATCGGCATGGTGATCCCGGTCAAGTCCGCTTCCTGGAAAGAATCACGGCCGAGGAGAGGGGTCGCAACCTGTCCGGTGATGGCGACCATCGGAATCGAGTCCATGTAAGCGTTGGCGATACCGGTGATCAGGTTGGTGGCGCCGGGGCCGGAAGTGGCCAGGCAAACCCCGACTTTGCCGGTTGCCCGGGCATAGCCGTCGGCGGCGTGGGCGGCTCCCTGTTCATGGCGAACGAGGACGTGTTTGACCCCTTTAAAGGAATACATGGCGTCATAAAGCGGCAAGACGACTCCGCCGGGGTAACCGAAAATAATCTCGACCCCTTCGTGTTTTAACGACTCCAATAAAGCTTGCGCGCCGGAGATTTCCATACGCTAATTTTAGCATAGAAAATGGGCGATTTCAAAATTAAGCCTGGTAAAGTGAAATTTTTCCCAAAAAGGGTTGATATTAACTTGTATGTCAATCAAGTTGCCTAAAATTTCAATTGATCTAAGCCGATTAAGCAGGGTCGCCCCTCGGCCGGCGGCCGCTTCGCCGCTCGACTTCCCTCAAGCGATCGGCAAAGTTTGCGCGGCCTTTTATCAAACCACCGGCGCGACTTTGGTCCCTGTTTTGGGGGCGAAGGGGCGGACATTGGCAGTTGTGCCGCCAAAGGTTTTTGTGCCGATTTCGTCGGGGCGTGAAGAGAATTTAGGGCACCTGTCGCGCCTCGCGGAGGAGCTGACCCTCATTTTGATCGATCCAAAAAGATGCAACGAGCATAATTTGCCGCTGCACAATTTCGCTTTTTTGCCCGGGAGTGAGGCTAGGGTGAGGATTTTTCAGGAAAGGGTTAGAAGTTTAACCAGCCTGATGCCCGGAAAAGGAGCGGAGTTAAACGCGTTTCGTTGTGTCGAGAAGGCGAAAAGGGAGCTGGCAGTGTGCGAAAGAGCGCTGGAGTTTTTGCCTGCCGAGTTTCCGTTCAACGAGTATTTCAGGAAATATAGGCTTGCAACCGTGTTGGATGGCTTAATGCATGTGTTTGTAAATGGCCACGCGGTGAAAGAAGAGAGCCTGGACAGCAGTTTTGACCGCCTGGCGGAAATCGCGCTTTATACCGTGCTGTGCATGAAGATCAATCCAGCGGAGAGAAAGTTGCATACTGAAGTCAGCGCCAGGATCGGGGACTTAAGCAACAGAAAGACCGGCCTGGCCGCTTTTGAAGAGGTTTGGCAGCGCCAGCCTGCTGATCAGGGCGATCGAATTGCCGAATTAGCAAGGCAGGGAAGCAGTCCGGAGATAATGATGGGGGAATTAGAAAAAGCAAGGCGGCAGCTCATTCGAACCAGGGCGCAGAGAGATGAATTTGAAGTTCAGGTCTTAATTACCCACAGCGCGATAATACTACAGCAAAGCTATCTAAGGTTTTTCCACGTTCTTAGGGCGCTTTCCGGCGCTTACGCCGTTGTCCCGATGCACAGCAACTCTTAAATCTACTTAAGAACTGCCCCGGTACTCGCCGAAGTAACCAGCTTTTGATATCTGGCCAGCCAGCCGGTTTCGAACTTTGGTTTCGGTTCTTTCCACTGCCGCAGCCGCAGATTGATCTCCGTATCGCTTAATCTAACGTTCAACTTCCGGTTGGGAATATCGATCTCAATAATATCGCCGTCTTTAAGGATGGCGATCGGTCCGCCGGCCGCCGCTTCCGGAGAGACGTGGCCGATGCAGGGGCCGCGCGATCCGCCGGAAAATCGGCCGTCGGTAATCAGGGCGACCGATTCGGACAAGCCCATCCCCGCGATCGCCGAAGTCGGGTAAAGCATCTCTCTCATTCCCGGCCCCCCTTTGGGCCCCTCATAGCGGATCACGACGACATCTCCCGATTTGACTTTGCCGCCGAGGATCGCTTTCTGGGCGGCATCTTCGGAATCGTAGACCTTGGCTTTGCCGGTGAACTTCATCATTTTGGCGGCGACGGCGGCTTGTTTGACCACCCCGCCTTCCGGGGCGAGGTTCCCTTTCAGGATCGCCAGGCTCCCTTCCTTGTGATAGGGGTTGGCGGTTGAGCGGATGATCTCTTTGTCGAAAACTTCTCCGGCGGCGGCGATTTGCTTGATCGTCAGACCGGAGACGGTTGGATTATCAAGGAGCGCTTTTTGCAGAACATGCATCGCCGCCGGGACCCCGCCGGCGTGTTCGAAGTCTTCCATGAAGTGATTGCCGCTGGGGCGCAGGCTCGTGAGATGCGGGGTCGCTTTGCTGATCTCGTCAAAAAGCTCGAGCGGCAGTTTGATCCTGGCTTCCCTGGCGATCGCGGTCAGGTGCAATACGGCGTTCGTTGACCCGCCGAGCGCCATGTCGATCCGGATCGCGTTGGTAAAAGCCTTCAGGTTCATAATCTTGCGCGGGGTGATATTCTTTTCGACCAATTCGACGATCCTCTGGCCGCTTTGGTAAGCGATCATTTTTTTCTTGGCTGAAACGGCTAGCGCGGTCCCGCAGAAGGGGAGCGACATGCCGAGCGCTTCCCCGGCACAGGCCATCGTGTTGGCGGTGAACATCCCGGAACAGGAACCGGCGCCCGGGCAGGCGTTTAGCGTCAACCCTTCGAGATCTTTTTTAGTGATCTTTCCCTGCTTGAAAGCGGCTTCGGCTTCGAAAGTGTCGTGGACGAGGTCGAGCCTGGTCATTTTATAACAACCGGTCAGCATCGGCCCGGCGGTGACCAGGATCGTCGGGATATTGAGCCGGGCGGCCGCCATCAGCATGCCGGGGGTGATCTTATCGCAAGCGGTCAGCAGGACCAGCCCATCGAGCTGATGCGCTTCGGCGACCGATTCAATGGTATCGGCGATCAGTTCGCGCGAAGGGAGGGAATAATACATTCCCTTGTGCCCCATGGCGATCCCGTCGCAAATAGCCGGCAGGCCGAAGGT
Protein-coding sequences here:
- the ilvD gene encoding dihydroxy-acid dehydratase; protein product: MRSDALKKRAPIRALIHATGVSPEEMRKPFIGLASSFTDLVPGHVDMRALERVIEKGIHAGGGVSFTFGLPAICDGIAMGHKGMYYSLPSRELIADTIESVAEAHQLDGLVLLTACDKITPGMLMAAARLNIPTILVTAGPMLTGCYKMTRLDLVHDTFEAEAAFKQGKITKKDLEGLTLNACPGAGSCSGMFTANTMACAGEALGMSLPFCGTALAVSAKKKMIAYQSGQRIVELVEKNITPRKIMNLKAFTNAIRIDMALGGSTNAVLHLTAIAREARIKLPLELFDEISKATPHLTSLRPSGNHFMEDFEHAGGVPAAMHVLQKALLDNPTVSGLTIKQIAAAGEVFDKEIIRSTANPYHKEGSLAILKGNLAPEGGVVKQAAVAAKMMKFTGKAKVYDSEDAAQKAILGGKVKSGDVVVIRYEGPKGGPGMREMLYPTSAIAGMGLSESVALITDGRFSGGSRGPCIGHVSPEAAAGGPIAILKDGDIIEIDIPNRKLNVRLSDTEINLRLRQWKEPKPKFETGWLARYQKLVTSASTGAVLK
- the ilvN gene encoding acetolactate synthase small subunit, producing the protein MRHIISVIVENKPGVLTRVAGLFARRGFNIESLAVGTTETPEVSRMTIVAEGDEQDLEQIIKQLYKLIDTMKVFDLPADKAIERELVLIKVAANDKTRQEITQIVDIFRGKIVDVAETSMTIEIVGDENKVAGAEKLLAKFGVRELVRTGVIGLLRGSAE
- the ilvB gene encoding biosynthetic-type acetolactate synthase large subunit, whose protein sequence is MEISGAQALLESLKHEGVEIIFGYPGGVVLPLYDAMYSFKGVKHVLVRHEQGAAHAADGYARATGKVGVCLATSGPGATNLITGIANAYMDSIPMVAITGQVATPLLGRDSFQEADLTGITMPITKHNYLVKKTEDLPRIIKEAFYIARTGRPGPVLIDIPKDIFVNKIKYKYPDKIELESYKPTYEGHPKQIAMAVKAIQAAQKAVIYAGGGVVASEAAKELRELAEKCHFPVTTTLMGIGGFPGTHELSLGMLGMHGTAYANYAVTECDLLIAVGARFDDRVTGHIARFAPNAKIIHIDIDPAEIGKNVRVDVPIVGDVKNVLQAILTKLGDKEKNQAWLDQINEWKAKYPLSYKKEGGLKPQFILEELYALTKDRETIIVTEVGQHQMWAAMFYKYDQPRNWISSGGLGTMGFGLPAANGAQFGRPNALVIDIAGDGSIQMNIQELTTAVNHRLPIKIFVFDNCFLGMVRQWQELIYDRHYSHTQLCNNPDLVKVAEAYGAVGFRVTKEEEIRPTIEKAFAINDRPVLIDFITAKEENVYPFVPPGQAINEMIID